In the genome of Flavobacterium panacagri, one region contains:
- a CDS encoding TonB-dependent receptor, translating into MKHIISACFFLFSLCMSAQSVTVTVDQNVTLKEFFKQIENQTDYKFAFTDQIDTNKKYFNQKSTFKQADIEKLIAELNKTASVQFSIVGNNIFVKQKSQTTKPAKKKSKLTGHIFDDEKQPVIGANVYIKELETGVVTDVNGKYSMEVPNGSYIVQVSYVGFKNEEKRVAVSDDTKVNFNIDSDSQQLGEVIVMNNKAADIKTTQMSVNKLSMQEIKKIPVAMGEPDPLKSILTLPGVTNAGEASSGFNVRGGAADQNLILLDGAPVYADSHMFGFFSIFNADIVNGLDLYKGGIPSKFGGRVSSVLDVAQQTGDFEEYKVNGGIGIISSRLLVQGPIQKEKSSFILSGRASYAHLFMKLADNKNSAMFYDLNAKINHRFNANNTLSFSGYFGNDLFDINDRFASTYGSTMGILSWKHKFSDRLNSNLSGFYSDYRFNLEIPIESFKWDSNIQSYGLKYNWNYQYSEKFKINYGIDGLYYNFNPGVVAPTASDSQFNYKQLDKKYALEASAFIDFENQITEKLNFRYGLRYSSFYRFGPEPISTYENGQAVVYNPLYKIYEEGTPTGTINYKKGQAISTFNNFEPRAALSYAFNDETSIKASYNRMAQYIHILSNTQSPLPMSIWTPSGPFTKPQLLDQYAMGYFRNFRDGDYSLETELFYKNVQNRIDYIDGADVLANNNIEQVILNGKARSYGMELLFRKNVGVFTGWISYTLSRAEQKTPGRTPEEPGVANGNWYLSGYDKLHNLSIVGSYELNPKWSFNGNFTLQSGQPVTYANGYYEMGGIHVPNYSLRNDNRLPLFHHLDLAATYTPKPDKKKGWQSYWVFSLYNVYNRKNAASVSFTTNEDTGANETRRLSIFGIVPGVSYNFKF; encoded by the coding sequence ATGAAGCATATAATTTCAGCATGCTTTTTTTTATTCAGCTTATGTATGTCCGCTCAAAGCGTTACAGTAACTGTAGATCAAAATGTAACTTTAAAAGAATTCTTTAAGCAAATTGAAAATCAAACCGATTATAAATTTGCCTTTACAGATCAAATTGACACCAATAAAAAATACTTTAATCAAAAAAGTACTTTTAAGCAGGCTGATATTGAAAAGCTTATTGCAGAACTAAACAAAACAGCATCTGTACAATTTTCTATAGTAGGCAATAATATTTTTGTGAAACAGAAATCTCAAACAACTAAACCAGCTAAAAAAAAAAGCAAGTTAACCGGACACATATTTGACGATGAAAAACAACCTGTTATTGGCGCCAATGTTTACATTAAAGAACTGGAAACTGGTGTTGTAACAGATGTTAACGGAAAATACAGCATGGAAGTTCCAAACGGAAGTTATATCGTTCAGGTAAGTTATGTTGGATTTAAAAATGAGGAAAAACGTGTTGCTGTTTCTGATGATACTAAAGTTAATTTCAACATAGATTCAGACAGCCAGCAATTGGGAGAAGTTATTGTCATGAATAACAAAGCCGCTGACATTAAAACAACTCAAATGAGTGTTAATAAACTTTCGATGCAGGAAATCAAAAAGATTCCGGTTGCTATGGGAGAACCAGATCCCTTGAAATCGATTTTGACTCTGCCAGGAGTTACCAACGCTGGAGAAGCTTCTTCAGGATTTAATGTCCGCGGAGGTGCTGCCGATCAGAATTTGATTCTTTTAGATGGTGCTCCAGTTTATGCTGATTCACACATGTTTGGATTCTTTTCTATTTTCAATGCTGATATCGTAAATGGTTTAGATTTATATAAAGGAGGAATTCCATCTAAATTTGGAGGCCGTGTTTCTTCTGTTTTGGACGTAGCGCAACAAACGGGAGATTTTGAAGAATATAAAGTAAATGGGGGAATCGGAATTATTTCGAGTCGTCTATTGGTTCAAGGGCCAATACAGAAAGAGAAAAGTTCGTTCATCCTTTCCGGACGTGCTTCGTACGCGCATTTGTTCATGAAACTGGCGGACAATAAAAACTCCGCCATGTTTTATGATTTGAACGCAAAAATAAATCACCGCTTTAATGCCAATAATACGCTGTCTTTTTCTGGTTATTTCGGAAATGATTTATTTGATATTAATGATCGTTTTGCAAGCACTTACGGAAGCACAATGGGTATTTTAAGCTGGAAACATAAATTTTCAGATCGTTTAAACAGTAATTTATCTGGTTTTTACAGTGACTACAGATTTAATCTAGAAATTCCTATTGAAAGCTTCAAATGGGACAGCAACATTCAGAGCTACGGATTGAAATACAATTGGAATTACCAATACTCAGAAAAGTTCAAAATCAATTATGGAATTGATGGCCTGTATTATAATTTTAATCCGGGAGTTGTAGCACCTACTGCTTCAGATTCTCAGTTTAATTATAAACAATTAGATAAAAAATATGCTTTAGAAGCTTCTGCTTTTATTGATTTTGAAAATCAGATTACAGAGAAACTGAATTTCCGTTACGGCCTTCGTTACAGTTCATTTTATCGTTTCGGGCCAGAACCAATAAGTACTTACGAAAATGGTCAGGCTGTAGTTTATAATCCGCTATATAAAATCTACGAAGAAGGTACTCCGACAGGAACTATCAATTATAAAAAAGGACAGGCAATCAGTACTTTTAATAATTTTGAACCTAGAGCCGCCTTGTCTTATGCTTTTAATGACGAAACTTCTATAAAAGCGAGTTACAACAGAATGGCGCAGTACATTCACATTTTGTCGAACACTCAATCTCCTTTACCCATGAGCATCTGGACGCCAAGCGGGCCATTTACAAAACCGCAGCTTTTGGATCAATATGCAATGGGTTATTTCAGAAATTTCAGAGACGGCGATTATTCTTTAGAAACCGAATTATTTTATAAAAATGTCCAAAATCGTATTGATTATATTGACGGAGCTGATGTCTTGGCTAACAATAATATTGAGCAGGTAATTCTAAACGGAAAAGCCAGATCTTATGGAATGGAATTATTATTCAGAAAAAATGTTGGCGTTTTCACAGGATGGATTTCTTATACTTTGTCTCGTGCAGAACAAAAAACACCAGGAAGAACTCCTGAAGAGCCAGGCGTTGCAAACGGAAATTGGTATCTATCTGGTTATGATAAACTGCATAATTTAAGCATTGTAGGAAGTTACGAATTAAACCCAAAATGGTCTTTTAATGGTAATTTCACTTTGCAATCCGGTCAGCCTGTAACTTATGCAAATGGTTATTATGAAATGGGAGGCATTCATGTTCCGAATTATTCTTTAAGAAACGATAACAGATTACCACTTTTCCATCACTTAGACCTTGCAGCAACTTATACTCCGAAACCCGACAAAAAGAAAGGATGGCAGAGTTATTGGGTTTTCAGTCTTTACAATGTTTACAACAGAAAAAATGCTGCTTCGGTTAGTTTTACAACCAATGAAGATACGGGAGCAAATGAAACCAGAAGACTTTCTATTTTTGGAATTGTACCTGGGGTTTCTTATAATTTTAAATTTTAA
- a CDS encoding DUF4249 domain-containing protein encodes MNKLKKNWVMNRALALISILFVFAFASCEDVVNLDLETGETKLVVDAEILWKKGTSGNEQTIKISKTASYYSGSTPKVSGAQVRVENSNGDVFTFNETEAGVYKCTNFVPVIDMEYKLFVTAEGQSYTATEKLTSATPINKVEQKIVPDFGGEDVIELTFYYNDPADQINFYVTDYQSEFLIYPEYEITNDDFYNGNEISTRFSHEDMKAGNTVKITHRGVSKNFFNYWKLILEASNSNPFQVPPGNIRGNIINTTDANNTAFGYFRLCEADQVDYLVK; translated from the coding sequence ATGAATAAATTGAAAAAAAATTGGGTAATGAATAGAGCACTGGCATTAATAAGTATTCTTTTTGTATTCGCTTTTGCTTCGTGCGAAGATGTAGTGAATCTTGATTTGGAAACAGGCGAAACCAAATTGGTTGTTGATGCTGAGATTTTATGGAAAAAAGGGACAAGCGGAAATGAACAAACAATAAAAATCAGTAAAACAGCTTCTTATTACAGTGGCTCAACGCCAAAAGTTTCTGGTGCGCAGGTTCGAGTAGAAAACAGCAACGGAGATGTTTTTACTTTTAATGAAACAGAAGCCGGAGTTTACAAATGCACCAATTTTGTTCCTGTAATCGACATGGAATATAAATTGTTTGTAACTGCCGAAGGTCAAAGTTATACCGCAACAGAAAAACTAACTTCTGCTACTCCAATTAATAAAGTAGAACAGAAAATCGTTCCAGATTTTGGAGGAGAAGATGTAATCGAATTAACCTTTTATTATAACGACCCAGCAGATCAAATCAATTTTTATGTAACCGATTATCAAAGCGAATTTTTGATTTATCCGGAATACGAAATCACAAATGATGATTTTTATAATGGAAATGAAATCAGTACTCGTTTTTCTCATGAAGACATGAAAGCAGGAAATACTGTAAAAATTACGCACAGAGGTGTTTCTAAAAACTTCTTCAATTATTGGAAATTAATTTTAGAAGCTTCCAACTCAAATCCTTTTCAGGTTCCGCCTGGAAATATTAGAGGAAATATCATCAATACTACCGATGCTAACAACACCGCTTTTGGTTATTTCAGACTTTGCGAAGCGGATCAGGTTGATTATTTGGTAAAATAA
- a CDS encoding DUF6624 domain-containing protein, whose translation MYQDIVQKIIELKNADFALREKLILDGKLSVGYNPEMEKLHNKNAGELEDIINQIGYPSIDKVGEEASQNAWIIIQHAIALPDFMRKCAKELEKAVNENKADPINLAYLTDRIAVFEGKPQLYGTQFDWDKNGEMSPNFFDDVTKVNERRKQIGFNTLEEQIGIMKKRVKDENQFPPIDFEKRKLEMEEWRKKTGWIK comes from the coding sequence ATGTATCAAGACATAGTCCAAAAAATAATAGAACTAAAGAACGCCGATTTCGCATTGAGAGAAAAACTCATTCTCGACGGAAAACTTTCAGTAGGATATAATCCAGAAATGGAAAAACTGCATAATAAAAATGCTGGTGAATTAGAAGATATAATAAACCAAATTGGTTATCCATCAATTGATAAAGTTGGAGAAGAGGCCAGTCAAAATGCGTGGATTATAATACAGCATGCAATTGCACTGCCTGATTTTATGCGAAAGTGTGCCAAAGAATTAGAAAAAGCAGTAAACGAAAATAAAGCAGATCCAATAAATCTGGCTTATCTGACAGATCGAATTGCCGTTTTTGAAGGGAAGCCTCAGTTATACGGAACTCAATTTGATTGGGATAAAAACGGTGAAATGAGCCCGAATTTCTTTGATGATGTAACCAAAGTAAACGAAAGAAGAAAACAGATTGGTTTCAATACTTTGGAAGAACAAATCGGAATTATGAAGAAAAGAGTTAAAGATGAAAATCAATTTCCACCAATAGATTTTGAAAAAAGAAAACTGGAAATGGAGGAATGGCGAAAAAAGACTGGCTGGATAAAATAG
- a CDS encoding HipA domain-containing protein encodes MNRCPITYELCGDGLYSSKGLRMLSPKLNSFHNLPFSASEQRQEAVNRASKLSIQGVQPKLSAVLSIKKQQFDIVDQFGNFIIKPQSDIFPELPENEDLTMRMAKLYGIDVPLHGLVYSKDDSKSYFIKRFDRYSKGRKFATEDFAQLTGSSRDTKYNFTMEKIVKVLDDFCTFPSIEKAALFKRVLFCFITGNEDMHLKNFSLITKSGKTTLAPAYDFLNSSIAIKKPQEEMALKLKGKKSNFKAVDLIDYFAKERLGLNDKIIEQIIKKMFDNVEKWNELIEFSFLSEDMKEKYFKLLKERVGRF; translated from the coding sequence ATGAATAGGTGCCCAATAACATATGAATTATGTGGAGATGGATTATACAGTAGTAAAGGTTTAAGAATGTTATCTCCTAAATTGAATTCTTTTCATAATCTTCCTTTTTCTGCATCAGAGCAGAGACAAGAAGCGGTTAATAGAGCCAGTAAATTGTCTATACAAGGTGTTCAGCCTAAATTGAGCGCTGTATTATCTATTAAAAAACAACAATTCGATATTGTAGATCAGTTTGGTAATTTCATTATCAAACCTCAAAGTGATATTTTTCCTGAGCTACCGGAGAATGAAGATCTTACCATGCGAATGGCAAAACTTTACGGAATCGATGTACCGCTTCATGGATTGGTTTATTCTAAAGATGATTCAAAATCATATTTCATAAAAAGATTTGATCGTTATAGTAAAGGCAGAAAATTTGCTACAGAGGATTTCGCACAGTTAACAGGAAGTTCCAGAGATACCAAGTATAATTTTACGATGGAGAAAATTGTAAAAGTTTTGGATGATTTCTGCACATTTCCTTCCATTGAAAAAGCAGCACTTTTTAAAAGAGTATTATTTTGTTTTATAACAGGTAATGAAGACATGCATTTGAAAAACTTTTCATTGATTACAAAATCGGGTAAAACGACTTTAGCACCAGCATATGATTTTCTAAATTCTTCCATTGCCATAAAAAAACCGCAGGAAGAAATGGCTTTAAAATTAAAAGGGAAGAAAAGTAATTTTAAAGCCGTTGATTTGATTGATTATTTTGCAAAAGAACGATTAGGATTAAATGATAAAATTATTGAGCAGATAATAAAAAAAATGTTTGATAATGTTGAAAAATGGAATGAATTAATTGAGTTTTCATTTTTGTCTGAAGATATGAAAGAGAAGTATTTTAAATTGTTGAAAGAACGAGTGGGAAGATTTTAA
- a CDS encoding HipA N-terminal domain-containing protein, translated as MRKAIVYVHGVRAGELLEEGNGSYVFEYDEDYSAEPVSLTMPITHKKYSFLNFPPFFEGLLPEGIMLEGLLKINKIDTKDYFSQLIATGSDLVGAVTVKEVDYE; from the coding sequence ATGAGAAAAGCAATTGTTTATGTACATGGTGTAAGAGCTGGCGAGCTTTTGGAAGAAGGAAATGGCAGTTATGTATTTGAATATGATGAAGATTATTCGGCTGAGCCAGTTTCACTTACTATGCCTATTACCCATAAAAAATATTCATTCTTGAATTTTCCTCCATTTTTTGAAGGATTACTACCAGAAGGAATAATGCTGGAAGGTCTTTTAAAGATAAATAAAATAGACACGAAAGATTATTTTTCGCAACTTATTGCAACTGGAAGCGATTTAGTGGGAGCGGTAACAGTAAAAGAAGTTGATTATGAATAG
- a CDS encoding helix-turn-helix domain-containing protein, which produces MNDFNLGQLIKEHRKTAGLTQLELANLAGIGKTTVFDVEKNKESVRWDSLKAILNVLNIEVQFNSPLKK; this is translated from the coding sequence ATGAATGATTTTAATTTAGGACAATTAATTAAAGAGCATCGTAAAACTGCAGGATTAACACAGCTTGAATTAGCAAATTTAGCAGGTATAGGAAAAACGACTGTATTTGATGTTGAAAAAAATAAAGAATCTGTGAGATGGGATAGTCTAAAAGCGATTCTGAATGTTTTAAATATTGAAGTGCAATTTAATAGCCCACTAAAAAAATAA